The Manihot esculenta cultivar AM560-2 chromosome 1, M.esculenta_v8, whole genome shotgun sequence genome has a window encoding:
- the LOC122724490 gene encoding MAP7 domain-containing protein 1-like: MEKIKAPKNFTLSRESMNAALDALRAGRSVGETTQRAAKVISSRSAGRPAAPALVPSRASRPSSRGVRTSRPPRRSGSSSAPQSAQAPRSPQTSTAGTKKAPKVTARTTEGTELVRADSALPSGDVSEERLETSTTDERVPEGGMEIIPAGESVQGASVEVAPVIEEGEPGPINEVVSKGAVKGAGSKRPPPSKVPTPAPASKKSRTSKRPAPALPPLEKEKTYVVPLLSAPDNDIMNAEDITHQSPASVVVEILREQMFGGTTEASDPRLLALTGLLASSTREQVAFRSRTLEELGGTIREMLLMVDARDESTRSTVDRRIEEARLEENLTATNDARGHLAAAQEHMKTLREELAHTKEALEGANKRAAAAEVRRDEALEQLSSLEEAQKERDEAVSKGMRPGTNTSY; this comes from the exons ATGGAGAAGATTAAAGCTCCTAAGAACTTTACTCTGTCACGGGAGAGCATGAACGCTGCTCTAGATGCCCTCCGAGCTGGGCGATCGGTGGGAGAGACTACCCAGAGGGCTGCTAAAGTCATTTCCTCCAGGTCGGCTGGCCGACCTGCTGCTCCAGCTCTGGTTCCTTCTCGAGCTTCCAGGCCAAGCTCTCGAGGTGTTAGGACCTCTAGACCTCCCCGCCGTAGCGGGTCAAGTTCGGCTCCCCAATCTGCTCAAGCCCCCAGGTCCCCACAGACCTCTACTGCGGGGACAAAGAAGGCTCCAAAGGTTACTGCCAGGACCACTGAAGGCACCGAACTGGTGAGGGCAGATTCTGCTTTGCCTTCTGGGGATGTTTCCGAGGAGAGGCTCGAGACCTCTACAACTGATGAGAGGGTTCCTGAAGGGGGGATGGAGATTATCCCCGCTGGTGAAAGTGTCCAGGGGGCTTCTGTTGAGGTCGCCCCTGTTATCGAGGAGGGGGAGCCCGGGCCAATTAATGAAGTTGTCTCTAAGGGCGCTGTGAAGGGGGCCGGGAGCAAGCGTCCTCCTCCTTCTAAAGTTCCTACCCCGGCTCCTGCTTCTAAGAAGTCCCGGACCTCCAAGAGACCAGCTCCAGCTCTGCCTCCTCTTGAGAAGGAGAAAACTTATGTGGTGCCTCTGCTGTCTGCCCCCGACAACGATATTATGAACGCGGAGGATATCACTCACCAATCTCCGGCGAGCGTTGTTGTAGAGATCTTGCGGGAGCAGATGTTTGGCGGGACCACAGaagcttcggatcctcgtctgcTTGCTCTCACTGGCCTTTTGGCGAGTTCTACACGAGAGCAAGTAGCATTCCGGTCTCGGACTCTGGAGGAGCTCGGAGGCACaattagggagatgcttctgatg gtggacgccCGCGACGAGTCCACTCGGAGTACAGTAGACCGTCGGATCGAGGAGGCGCGCCTTGAAGAGAATCTGACTGCGACCAACGATGCCCGGGGTCACCTTGCAGCAGCTCAGGAGCATATGAAGACCCTTCGGGAGGAGCTGGCCCATACCAAGGAGGCTCTGGAGGGGGCTAATAAGAGGGCAGCTGCTGCGGAGGTCCGTCGTGATGAGGCCTTGGAGCAGCTGTCCTCCTTAGAAGAAGCTcaaaaggagagggatgaggccgtGAGCAAAGGGATGAGGCCCGGCACCAACACGAGTTATTGA